From a single Chlorocebus sabaeus isolate Y175 chromosome X, mChlSab1.0.hap1, whole genome shotgun sequence genomic region:
- the LOC119620908 gene encoding small integral membrane protein 30-like: MTSVSTQWLLVLILLLLLLPVVEAVEARDAIPVLLGVVLSITGICACLGLCAQKRNGQI, from the coding sequence ATGACTTCGGTTTCAACACAGTGGCTCTTAGTCCTCATTTTACTGCTTTTGTTGCTGCCTGTTGTCGAAGCAGTAGAAGCCAGAGATGCAATTCCTGTCTTGTTAGGTGTGGTTCTCAGCATTACAGGCATTTGTGCCTGCTTGGGGTTATGTGCACAAAAGAGAAATGGACAGATATGA